CTTAGCGGACAGGATCGACCATGTGAGCCAAATCGTTATAGCGCTTTCCTTGATGGCTATTTCATCCATCCTGCTGGGCTTTACCCGGAGCGTGGCCTTACTGACTGCCATCTTGTCAGCGATCCTAGTGGGGAACTCTCTTTTCCACCCAGCCGGCTTCACACTGTCAAGCGGGGTGATGAGCTCTGAGCGTAGGACCACGGCTTTAGGATTTTTCAACGCAGGAGGCATAATGGGATTCGCCCTCGGACCATTCTCTGTTGGGGCTTTACTGGGACGATTCCAGTGGCGGACAATCTACCTCTTTTGGACAGTAATTCTCATTCTCACCATAGCGTACATGCTGACGTTGAAGCGGAGAAAAACTTACAAGCCTCAGCTTAGGGAAACGGGTCCTCAGTCTGAGAGGCCCAGCGTCAGATCCGTTCTCGCCTTTCCTTTTATAACCCTCATCGTCATAGTCGGCTTGGAGTGGATGGGCAGACATATGATATTAACCTACCTTACCTCCTTCCTCGTCTTCGACAGGAACTTCACCATTCAATTGGCCAGCGTTTTTCTAGGGTTAATCTCAGTGGTAGGGGTCCTAGGGGGCCCGTTAGGCGGGTATATCGCCGATAGGTTCGGCGTTGTAAAATGGTTCATGGTTTGCATCGGAGGACTTGCGGCTTGCACATACCTGATGCTAAGCCTCACCCACATGTGGCATCTAACGGCCGTAACCCTGATATTCGGCTTCTTCGCCGCCGGTGAAATGGCCTCAGCCTCATCCCTTGTCCCAGACTACGTGCACACGTCAAGGAGAGGCCTAGGATACTCCCTGTACTTTCTGGCGATAAACGGGGTCAGCGCGATCGCTCCACTAACTGGTGCCTTGATCGCCGAGGGATACGGCTTCCCCGCCGTATTCTACAGCTCAACGCTAATCATGATCTCCGCATTAACGATGGTTTGGTTGACCATGAAAAAGCGATGAGAGCAGCCACAACCGACGCATGGAGCTTATTTGAAGATGAATGTTGAATTATAGTGATGGATTAATGGTTTTGAGAGGACTATTCACCTGGCCGCTGTTAGGCCAAGTATTGGAATAGTGGGGGGAACGGGGAAAGAGGAGGTCAGCCCTAGCCTTAAGGTTTGGTTCTAGGGGCTACAGAATCTACTTGGGCTGCCGCGACGCTGAAGCCGAGAAGGGGGCTTCGCAGCTGAGCGAACGCCTCAGCGGGTGTTGTGAAGCCTACGCGGCTGAAGTGTATGCATGCTCATTACGTATGCTAGGCTTAAAGCTATGAATATTGCTGTCAAAGCCGGGGTTAAAACCAGGCCTAACCCTCCACCCCTCAAAACCTCCTTGTTCAACGCGTTTAAACCTTCGGACAACGCCTTCACCCATGAAGCTTTGATGAAGAAGAAGGACCCCTTATATGTTAAGGGGAAAGTGAAAACCTGTAGGATGAACGCCACGGCTGTGTAAGCGGCGTACAACCTAGACCTGCCACCGGAGATGGAGTCAACTGTCATCAAGGGAAGCGCGCATAGCAAATATGTTGGATTCAGATCGGAGAATGCTGAGTACAGTAAGATGACGCCCAGAGAAGCTTTCAACGCATCCTTGAAGCCTAGAAGGTGAAGGATAAAAGCGTAGAGCAGGCTGAACGCCACGGCCAAACCTATCCTACTATCGTAGGGGGTTAAAAGAACCTCGGCAGGATGGAAAACAAAGGGATTTCCAGATGGAAGCATAAAAGAGACCATAAAATCCCTCGCGTAATAGGAGGCCCAGTAAACGTATAAACCTGCTCCGGAAAACGACGCTAAGCCCGAGATGGCTAAGCGTCTTCTGCTCCCTCCTCCATATGACAAGTAGACTGGTAGGAGAATCAGAGGGTAAAGCTTTAAGGCGACGCTGACCGCGTAAAGCCCCGCGGCCACCGAGTACCTTTTCTCGTTTAAGAATAAAACGCTCATGAAAACTAAGGCGGCGACGATCATATCGTAGTTACCAGC
The window above is part of the Candidatus Bathyarchaeia archaeon genome. Proteins encoded here:
- a CDS encoding MFS transporter, yielding MGLNHHSAAGATLLGASLSHMLNDAVPQIQIALIPVFMKEFNLSIFQAGLMVSIPLLCSTVSIVFAGLLADRIDHVSQIVIALSLMAISSILLGFTRSVALLTAILSAILVGNSLFHPAGFTLSSGVMSSERRTTALGFFNAGGIMGFALGPFSVGALLGRFQWRTIYLFWTVILILTIAYMLTLKRRKTYKPQLRETGPQSERPSVRSVLAFPFITLIVIVGLEWMGRHMILTYLTSFLVFDRNFTIQLASVFLGLISVVGVLGGPLGGYIADRFGVVKWFMVCIGGLAACTYLMLSLTHMWHLTAVTLIFGFFAAGEMASASSLVPDYVHTSRRGLGYSLYFLAINGVSAIAPLTGALIAEGYGFPAVFYSSTLIMISALTMVWLTMKKR